One genomic segment of Halococcus sediminicola includes these proteins:
- a CDS encoding YihY/virulence factor BrkB family protein, giving the protein MSRFGRSMDVLRAVVHELRTEKVTFMAGSIAYHAFVSMLPLLVLVLTIISTVGDRSLETAFISFAKRVLTPSTGGILIGQLETAGTSTGLSILGLGVLLWGTLRIFRGLDTAFSDIYETGSANTFADQLTDGVVVFLTFGLALVAGLAINSILSSVDPGVIATVIRPVVLIIGLAVTFVPMYYIFPDTDVTLKEILPGVFVTAVGLTTFESVFRLYTQFKSPESSAIAGVLVLLTWLYFSGLIILVGVAVNAVLSNRSADVDIEPVTRAARTNSEAGRANTADSQDIVEAVHRAKRILPESDEIKLVANGNDVRFPSPHHVVASDDDTEPTADGSVSLEFHWDCSR; this is encoded by the coding sequence ATGAGCCGTTTTGGCCGTTCGATGGACGTTCTTCGTGCAGTCGTGCACGAACTCCGCACAGAGAAAGTGACGTTCATGGCGGGCAGCATCGCCTACCACGCGTTCGTGTCGATGCTGCCACTGTTGGTATTAGTGCTGACGATCATCTCGACTGTGGGGGACCGAAGTCTCGAAACGGCGTTCATCTCGTTTGCCAAACGGGTTCTCACACCAAGCACTGGTGGGATTCTCATCGGCCAACTCGAAACTGCCGGGACATCCACGGGACTCTCGATCCTCGGGCTGGGAGTGCTGCTATGGGGAACCCTCCGGATTTTTCGTGGGCTCGACACCGCGTTTTCGGATATTTACGAGACGGGATCAGCGAATACCTTCGCCGATCAGCTCACCGACGGGGTAGTGGTGTTTCTGACATTTGGACTTGCGTTAGTGGCAGGATTGGCAATCAATTCGATTCTCTCGAGCGTCGATCCGGGAGTGATTGCGACCGTCATCCGTCCGGTAGTCCTCATCATCGGGTTAGCAGTCACGTTCGTCCCAATGTATTACATTTTCCCGGACACCGACGTGACACTGAAAGAAATCCTGCCTGGTGTGTTCGTGACCGCCGTTGGACTGACCACGTTCGAGTCAGTATTCCGGCTATATACACAGTTCAAATCACCAGAGAGTAGTGCGATTGCGGGTGTTCTCGTGCTGCTGACGTGGCTTTATTTTAGCGGGCTGATTATCTTGGTTGGCGTCGCTGTCAACGCCGTCCTCTCGAACCGGAGCGCGGATGTCGATATTGAGCCAGTAACGAGGGCAGCACGGACCAACAGCGAAGCCGGCAGGGCCAACACAGCAGATTCCCAGGACATTGTCGAGGCAGTGCATAGAGCCAAGAGAATCCTCCCTGAAAGTGATGAGATAAAACTGGTAGCGAACGGGAACGATGTTCGATTTCCATCTCCACACCATGTCGTTGCTTCCGATGACGACACGGAGCCTACGGCCGACGGTTCAGTGAGTCTTGAATTCCACTGGGACTGCTCCAGGTGA
- a CDS encoding mechanosensitive ion channel family protein codes for MASSIGTLIAYIVYFYAFLAAADVLGIAILSQLLSDIGAFLPIIFSAVIILVIGFVIGRNLGDIIANIVSGFGLDGYARGTPLEGVTTSTGGVGNAVGKLVEYVVYFLALLAAADTLGIPALSQLLNEFAAFAPALIGGLLVLVVGVFVADLLEGIVASTDASRLTTLAGLAVKLFVYYITITIALDTVGFDTDVLTTLFTTVVTAFFGALGVALALAVGIGVGWGSKDYVAANIDDWMSSARSSASDVAEDSETESDDSFESPGSMDD; via the coding sequence TATATTGTCTACTTCTATGCGTTCCTTGCTGCGGCAGACGTACTCGGGATCGCAATCCTTTCGCAACTGCTCTCGGACATCGGTGCGTTCCTCCCTATTATCTTCTCAGCGGTCATCATTCTGGTGATCGGGTTCGTGATTGGGCGGAACCTCGGCGATATTATCGCGAATATCGTCAGTGGGTTCGGGCTCGATGGCTACGCCCGTGGCACGCCCCTGGAAGGCGTCACCACCTCCACGGGTGGGGTTGGAAACGCAGTCGGGAAACTCGTTGAGTACGTCGTGTACTTCCTCGCGCTCCTGGCAGCGGCGGATACCCTTGGAATTCCAGCGCTCTCGCAACTGTTGAACGAGTTCGCTGCCTTCGCCCCGGCGTTGATCGGTGGACTGCTTGTTCTGGTTGTGGGGGTTTTCGTTGCGGATCTCCTCGAAGGCATTGTCGCCAGCACCGATGCAAGCCGGCTGACCACTCTCGCGGGACTCGCAGTGAAGCTGTTCGTCTACTACATCACGATCACGATCGCGTTGGATACGGTAGGATTCGACACGGACGTGCTGACGACGCTGTTCACCACGGTCGTTACAGCCTTTTTCGGTGCGCTTGGAGTGGCACTCGCGCTCGCGGTCGGCATCGGCGTCGGTTGGGGCAGCAAGGACTACGTCGCCGCAAACATCGACGACTGGATGTCGAGTGCGCGGAGTAGTGCGTCGGACGTCGCCGAGGATTCGGAGACCGAGTCAGACGATAGCTTCGAGTCACCGGGATCGATGGACGACTGA